Proteins encoded in a region of the Mucilaginibacter sabulilitoris genome:
- a CDS encoding SGNH/GDSL hydrolase family protein — MAKTQKFDDLPPITNLTGAKIVGLTAGGEDAQFPLDNIVRNSIGSFKTTDTAPIGPLLNQSVELIGTGVGSSPSGTYTNLHGVSGTGIVIPSPSLGNVIINAKGTWNGTYWIPSYQEITLPVNNNKIVPWVAGTYSLGEQVNYLGKDWVANSAAISTDVPGTSTKWSERLVAYLGTDKVVYTTDTVYANDQLFNLADYLHDTSVSSTGAIAVYPAASTSLNARTMKLHVDPIKGNIKLTGFQHLGTAAYRWAFYDVSNTLLTFGNINTESASAIAIPATAYWFYCLYRHPTIDTDTPTDAGANLMVNYGTTAKPWVAYVAPTINKNLVSVNDAKVKAVTDADLVNYALKTYVQGFMKYYGMKLVTIGDSITNNSVYQPILVGLTGMVWSITETQAGTGGHARMGLGGSTIVPKVVSDGAGGYVTGQGPGMSIYVRSLDAHYYNPDVILIMGGQNDGRTGLGTIDDPEYTGGELASTDPSLPTFASAYKGLLKQLITANPTTKIIGITPYYTGTSDYTSSIYTEFKNRNDLIKSIFQHYSIECIDQISDLGFHPLNNTTNTVDGIHPTTPAGATKMAKLYATRLK, encoded by the coding sequence ATGGCCAAAACACAGAAGTTTGATGATTTACCTCCTATTACAAACTTAACAGGTGCAAAAATAGTGGGCTTGACAGCGGGGGGGGAGGATGCCCAGTTTCCATTGGATAATATTGTCCGTAACAGCATAGGTTCGTTCAAGACTACAGATACAGCGCCTATAGGTCCTTTGCTTAATCAGAGCGTTGAATTAATAGGTACCGGAGTGGGCAGCTCACCTAGCGGTACTTATACAAATCTTCATGGAGTATCCGGTACTGGGATAGTAATTCCTTCGCCCTCATTGGGTAACGTGATCATTAATGCAAAAGGGACTTGGAATGGCACTTATTGGATCCCTTCATATCAGGAAATAACACTCCCGGTCAATAATAATAAAATAGTGCCTTGGGTTGCAGGCACATACAGTTTAGGGGAGCAGGTAAACTATCTTGGAAAAGATTGGGTAGCAAATTCCGCAGCCATTTCAACCGATGTGCCCGGTACCTCTACTAAATGGAGTGAAAGGCTTGTTGCGTATTTAGGGACTGACAAGGTTGTATATACGACTGATACTGTTTATGCAAACGATCAGCTTTTTAATTTGGCAGATTATTTACACGACACTTCTGTTTCATCTACTGGCGCAATTGCCGTTTACCCCGCCGCATCAACTTCTTTAAATGCGAGAACCATGAAACTTCATGTTGACCCAATAAAAGGGAATATAAAGCTAACCGGATTTCAACATTTAGGTACAGCGGCTTACCGATGGGCGTTTTACGATGTAAGTAACACATTATTAACGTTTGGTAATATAAATACTGAATCAGCATCTGCAATTGCCATCCCAGCAACCGCCTATTGGTTTTATTGCCTCTATCGCCATCCTACAATTGATACCGACACGCCGACCGATGCAGGCGCTAATCTAATGGTCAATTATGGTACCACCGCCAAACCGTGGGTTGCGTATGTCGCACCAACGATTAATAAAAACTTGGTGTCTGTAAATGATGCTAAGGTAAAAGCTGTTACCGATGCTGATTTAGTTAACTACGCATTGAAAACCTATGTGCAGGGCTTCATGAAGTATTATGGCATGAAGCTGGTAACGATTGGCGATAGCATAACCAACAATTCTGTATATCAGCCTATTTTGGTTGGATTAACCGGTATGGTATGGAGCATTACTGAAACGCAGGCAGGAACCGGCGGGCATGCCCGTATGGGCTTAGGCGGCTCTACTATAGTACCAAAAGTTGTGAGCGATGGCGCTGGTGGTTATGTTACCGGTCAAGGGCCAGGCATGAGCATTTATGTCCGGTCATTGGATGCTCATTACTATAATCCGGATGTTATATTGATAATGGGTGGTCAAAATGACGGCAGAACAGGTTTAGGAACTATTGATGACCCAGAATACACCGGAGGCGAATTGGCGTCAACAGACCCATCGCTACCTACTTTCGCTTCCGCATATAAGGGCTTGTTGAAACAATTAATTACTGCAAACCCAACAACAAAAATAATAGGGATAACGCCTTATTATACCGGGACATCTGATTATACCTCATCTATTTATACCGAGTTTAAAAACCGTAACGACTTGATCAAGTCGATATTTCAACATTATTCGATAGAGTGTATCGATCAAATTTCTGATTTAGGTTTTCACCCTTTAAATAACACAACCAATACGGTAGACGGCATCCACCCGACAACGCCCGCAGGCGCTACTAAGATGGCTAAACTTTACGCAACGAGGTTAAAATAA
- a CDS encoding phage tail tape measure protein: protein MSIGQGGGLNFTATLNIDEAKRKAEELKKLISQLTVTANGVSKGDDAALKPLTEYQKKQLEIKQQVVDLAKAKQDSDRADKAAALDRMQALRDERLAREQINTQIAAGRLAAQQAAQNPVKRVTDISNSQAEIDAYAKGQKGSLLYTSAINAERVARAQLNAENAKAAISTNSLSLAGSSYVNATKNQTSATNANVLTKKQLAQALAEEKYRQQQSTAELKNNAREMLNAKGSLEQRRAALIRLTTEYDRLSKAERETSFGIRLGNTVKSLSVQVGELEAKTNRFGRNVGNYANAAVAFFTSVKDSILSGLGPIALLTAAISAAKAAISHNVELSDDFVDVQRTAKLSADQVDSLGEKLKKLNTRTGLEGLLDIGFIGGRLGVAKDDLLGFIQEVDELSVVLKKEFPGGADAVVTALGKIISVYKITQKEGLSMQEALKKVGSSILEVSHNGGATVQYLQEFSLKTASIAQIAKISLPTILGYGAVLSKAGVQASTAATGVTRLISDLSTKRDKYFAIAQLADSTLTLEKFTKLINTDTNSALEAFFKGLKAGNPTQTETADRLQTLHLTAGRVKSTVISLSEAQEQLAEKTAIANKGYEDGTSVAHNFELANNSLGAVIDKIGNKFANAFANSGASRALADILSNLLENKTAADHLSDAYGISKQKFDDLNNSLKPLLSRYDQLKRFTVLNKDEQAELRDVTAQLGDLLPGIVNKFDNYGNAIDINRGKVQELTKAQRDLLELQNRSALKGANEQFDQAQKYLPQVKAAAERAAKLQQNAIDRFFDSFSGGDSDAEAKQKAKDRVTQLSGQAYAAAKAIRALGGELTKAQKAVLDYYEAVNKPKPGTKQQATIVGDGTEDTDNTDTARTVDSIKADIKRVTELMKPLDVASAQYKTYLDQLKAFKKELKLANGGKDTEAITAENQYKAALKSRNDLQKDIDALTKRGTDKQLSADEQEVESVKDKYAKMKEAAIAFNNDPVNKKKGLRVDAGGLVRAQDNELRAVADKQDTAKLKVTLDEQKKLYDDFEAYKTKVGEDEAKKRYAGLIDTDKTYLQSLEAKRNALINGDDKAKGGADVDTGATQLQLKLVEKEIADEKVLVQKKNDELYADAYQSALTTSQALLGIEADYQRKVAALGKDATKEQIDNLKLQRDERRRNLNAQNADEKAGYDKLLENIDAMTRGKAIDSLEEAKAIYTKQYKAKLITAQFYSDRIAEINAKEDQISGDNVFNGISRSIQRYKQAKDAFDKATDKSKNGAASVAVEKARAEVYNKIASGAEAASRGLSGLGDIFDQLSIGGQGLQDALKGISGVLSGAGELAKGLKDKDPVSIVTGAVNILTSAISLFSHKDKDLQKKIDGYQRELNALGQAYKQLDRDVANAAGNDIYADQEAQIENLQAQQAKLTQMRDAEASKKKKDQSKIDDYNNQIADIPNQIADINQAISANLIQGTFRDLSNSLSDALTSAFQAGEDGIAAMDKSFDEFIGNAIKNSLKLAIFDKDVKEFTDELTAFAKANGNSIEKFDFSTWKAKFDQDAAAYNAGLAASSQYFPSTKPGDDTSTARGQVAAALTEDTATRVYGVLAGTQVGVLQVRDEIKALAASYANCFLQGRDQLTQLVQIAANTKRGADNTDGIATTLKNIENNTKGTSMRGAGLG, encoded by the coding sequence ATGAGTATCGGACAGGGAGGTGGATTAAATTTCACAGCTACATTAAATATTGATGAAGCTAAGAGAAAGGCAGAGGAATTAAAAAAGCTTATTAGTCAGCTTACGGTTACTGCTAATGGAGTGTCAAAAGGAGATGACGCTGCTTTAAAACCATTAACTGAGTATCAGAAAAAACAACTTGAAATAAAACAACAAGTTGTTGACCTGGCTAAAGCCAAACAAGACTCCGATCGTGCAGATAAGGCCGCCGCGCTCGATAGGATGCAGGCTTTACGGGATGAAAGACTGGCACGCGAACAAATCAATACTCAAATAGCTGCCGGTAGGTTAGCCGCCCAGCAGGCAGCCCAGAATCCGGTTAAACGTGTTACTGATATATCTAACTCCCAAGCTGAGATTGATGCCTATGCAAAGGGGCAAAAAGGCAGTCTACTTTATACTTCTGCCATCAATGCAGAGAGGGTTGCCAGGGCTCAGTTAAACGCTGAGAACGCTAAAGCGGCCATTTCAACCAATAGTTTATCACTTGCGGGAAGTTCGTATGTAAACGCTACCAAAAATCAAACATCTGCTACAAATGCAAATGTGCTAACAAAAAAACAGTTGGCTCAGGCTTTGGCAGAAGAAAAATACAGGCAGCAACAATCAACTGCCGAGTTAAAGAATAATGCCAGGGAAATGCTAAATGCCAAAGGTTCATTAGAGCAAAGGCGGGCGGCATTGATTCGATTAACAACGGAGTACGATAGGCTATCCAAGGCTGAGAGGGAAACATCATTTGGTATAAGGCTCGGTAACACAGTTAAGTCGCTAAGTGTACAAGTTGGTGAGCTTGAAGCAAAAACTAACAGATTCGGACGTAATGTAGGTAACTATGCCAATGCAGCTGTGGCTTTCTTCACATCTGTTAAAGATAGTATTCTGAGCGGATTAGGTCCGATCGCACTTCTCACCGCAGCTATTTCAGCAGCAAAAGCAGCTATAAGCCATAATGTTGAATTATCTGACGACTTTGTTGACGTTCAGCGTACCGCGAAGCTATCTGCCGATCAAGTTGACAGCTTAGGAGAAAAGTTAAAGAAACTAAATACCCGTACCGGCCTAGAGGGCCTTTTGGATATCGGATTTATTGGCGGGCGGCTTGGAGTAGCTAAGGATGATTTATTAGGCTTTATTCAGGAAGTTGACGAATTATCCGTGGTGCTCAAAAAAGAGTTCCCTGGTGGCGCTGATGCCGTAGTAACTGCTTTGGGTAAAATCATATCTGTGTATAAAATCACACAGAAAGAAGGATTATCGATGCAGGAGGCGTTGAAAAAGGTTGGTAGTTCAATATTGGAAGTATCTCACAATGGGGGTGCCACAGTTCAATATTTGCAGGAGTTTTCATTAAAGACAGCGAGTATAGCACAGATTGCAAAAATTTCTCTTCCTACTATATTGGGATATGGTGCTGTTTTATCAAAAGCAGGGGTTCAGGCCTCAACTGCGGCAACAGGTGTAACCAGGTTGATATCTGACCTTTCAACAAAAAGGGATAAGTACTTTGCTATCGCCCAACTTGCAGACAGCACCCTTACTTTGGAAAAGTTTACTAAGCTTATCAATACGGACACCAATTCTGCATTGGAGGCGTTTTTTAAAGGTCTAAAAGCTGGTAATCCAACTCAAACAGAGACAGCTGATCGTTTGCAAACACTTCACCTTACTGCCGGCCGTGTAAAGTCAACTGTTATATCCCTTTCTGAGGCTCAGGAACAATTAGCTGAAAAAACAGCCATTGCCAACAAAGGTTATGAAGATGGTACGAGCGTAGCCCACAACTTTGAATTGGCCAATAATAGTCTTGGAGCTGTAATTGACAAAATCGGGAACAAGTTTGCTAATGCCTTTGCTAATTCAGGAGCATCCCGTGCACTGGCAGATATTTTAAGCAATCTGCTTGAGAATAAAACCGCTGCTGATCATTTATCCGATGCATACGGCATAAGTAAACAGAAATTTGATGATCTAAATAACTCGCTGAAGCCTCTACTGAGCCGGTATGATCAATTGAAAAGATTTACGGTGTTGAATAAAGATGAGCAGGCCGAACTTCGGGATGTAACAGCTCAGTTAGGCGACCTTTTGCCTGGCATTGTAAATAAATTCGATAATTACGGTAACGCAATAGATATCAACCGAGGTAAAGTTCAGGAATTAACTAAGGCCCAAAGAGATTTGTTGGAGTTACAGAACCGGTCTGCCTTAAAAGGAGCTAACGAGCAATTTGATCAGGCACAGAAATATTTACCCCAAGTAAAGGCCGCCGCCGAAAGAGCTGCAAAATTACAACAAAATGCAATTGATAGGTTTTTTGATTCTTTTTCAGGAGGCGATAGCGATGCGGAGGCTAAGCAAAAAGCAAAGGATAGAGTTACTCAGTTATCTGGACAAGCTTACGCGGCTGCAAAGGCAATACGCGCATTAGGAGGAGAGTTAACCAAAGCTCAAAAGGCCGTATTGGATTACTATGAAGCTGTAAATAAACCGAAACCAGGGACTAAGCAGCAAGCAACTATCGTAGGCGATGGTACGGAGGATACTGATAATACCGATACTGCCCGTACGGTTGATAGCATCAAGGCGGATATTAAACGTGTTACTGAACTGATGAAGCCGCTTGATGTTGCAAGTGCTCAGTATAAAACCTATCTGGATCAGCTGAAGGCGTTCAAGAAAGAATTAAAGCTTGCAAATGGCGGTAAAGATACAGAAGCAATTACTGCCGAAAATCAATATAAAGCTGCTTTAAAATCACGTAATGACCTGCAAAAAGATATCGATGCCCTTACCAAACGTGGCACCGACAAACAATTGTCAGCAGATGAGCAGGAAGTTGAATCAGTGAAGGATAAATATGCTAAAATGAAGGAGGCGGCCATTGCCTTCAATAATGATCCTGTCAATAAAAAGAAGGGGTTGCGGGTCGATGCCGGTGGTTTGGTTAGGGCCCAGGACAACGAATTGCGTGCTGTTGCTGATAAACAAGACACAGCTAAGTTGAAGGTTACCCTGGATGAACAGAAAAAGCTGTATGATGACTTTGAGGCCTATAAAACTAAGGTAGGCGAGGATGAAGCTAAGAAACGTTATGCAGGCCTTATAGATACCGATAAGACATACTTGCAATCATTGGAGGCCAAGCGTAACGCGTTGATCAACGGAGATGATAAGGCTAAAGGCGGCGCTGATGTGGATACTGGAGCTACACAACTACAATTAAAACTGGTTGAAAAAGAGATTGCGGATGAAAAAGTGTTGGTTCAGAAAAAGAATGACGAACTGTATGCCGATGCTTATCAATCAGCTTTAACCACTTCACAGGCATTATTAGGCATTGAGGCTGATTATCAGCGGAAGGTTGCCGCGCTGGGTAAGGATGCTACTAAAGAGCAGATTGATAATTTGAAACTGCAGCGTGATGAGCGGAGGCGTAATTTAAATGCTCAAAACGCTGATGAAAAGGCAGGATATGACAAACTCCTTGAAAACATCGATGCTATGACCAGAGGTAAAGCAATCGATTCTTTAGAGGAAGCTAAGGCAATTTATACGAAACAATATAAAGCTAAATTAATAACCGCTCAATTCTATTCTGATAGAATTGCCGAAATTAACGCAAAGGAGGATCAAATATCAGGAGATAATGTATTTAATGGAATTTCAAGATCTATCCAACGATACAAACAAGCTAAGGACGCGTTTGATAAAGCTACTGATAAAAGCAAGAATGGAGCTGCGTCTGTTGCGGTAGAAAAAGCGAGGGCGGAAGTTTACAATAAAATAGCGTCAGGAGCGGAAGCAGCTTCAAGAGGTTTATCAGGGTTGGGTGACATTTTCGATCAGCTATCGATTGGCGGCCAAGGATTACAGGACGCATTAAAAGGTATTTCTGGCGTACTTTCAGGTGCTGGCGAACTGGCAAAAGGGCTTAAAGATAAAGATCCGGTTTCAATTGTTACTGGTGCAGTGAATATTTTAACCTCCGCCATATCTCTATTCAGCCACAAGGACAAAGATCTTCAAAAGAAAATTGACGGCTATCAGCGCGAGTTAAATGCATTAGGGCAAGCTTATAAGCAGCTGGATAGGGATGTGGCTAACGCGGCTGGGAATGACATTTATGCAGACCAGGAAGCACAGATTGAGAATTTACAAGCTCAACAGGCTAAGCTTACCCAAATGCGCGATGCTGAGGCCAGTAAAAAGAAAAAGGATCAGAGTAAGATTGATGATTATAATAACCAGATAGCTGATATCCCAAATCAAATTGCAGATATTAACCAGGCTATTTCAGCTAACTTAATACAAGGCACATTCAGAGACCTTTCCAACAGTTTGTCTGACGCTTTAACAAGCGCTTTCCAAGCGGGAGAGGATGGAATTGCTGCGATGGATAAGTCATTCGATGAATTCATAGGTAACGCTATAAAGAACTCCTTAAAGCTGGCCATATTCGATAAAGATGTTAAGGAGTTCACAGATGAGTTGACAGCATTCGCTAAGGCCAATGGTAATAGCATCGAAAAGTTTGATTTTTCTACGTGGAAAGCTAAGTTTGATCAGGATGCGGCAGCTTATAACGCAGGTTTGGCTGCTAGCTCTCAGTATTTCCCTTCCACCAAACCCGGCGATGATACATCAACTGCCAGGGGACAGGTGGCTGCTGCATTGACTGAAGATACAGCAACCAGGGTTTACGGAGTATTAGCCGGCACCCAAGTGGGTGTATTGCAGGTGAGGGATGAGATAAAGGCGCTGGCCGCAAGTTATGCCAATTGTTTTCTACAGGGGCGGGATCAGCTAACTCAGTTGGTTCAGATAGCTGCAAATACCAAACGTGGGGCCGACAATACCGATGGTATAGCAACCACTCTCAAGAATATCGAAAACAACACCAAAGGAACCTCTATGAGAGGGGCAGGATTGGGATAA